A single Dechloromonas denitrificans DNA region contains:
- a CDS encoding DNA-binding protein, with amino-acid sequence MSTEARIIAEIEALKVNDLDTQDLYREVCTILFFRYGITPTANKLYQYVRKGSMSAPAEALARFWSDLREKSRVRIEHPDLPDGLKAAAGELVASLWSQAQAGAQEGLAVFRQEAQERVTNSQQSCEAADQARVAVQTEMNQTREALREAEERILQLERNLAAESARTQSLEQQLDAAGRQQIALEAALAEARKDYSAELEKSRLELRRTEERLAANEKRALMEIDHERQMTMKAQRELQLLRNSSLENEAQLRIELADSNAELADTRQKLGVADGKQDELRATNKTQIEELAAFRLTLARQDTQLALLQREIELAQTASKQLQESIASKSAIPKVPRRNRKV; translated from the coding sequence ATGAGCACAGAAGCCAGAATCATTGCGGAGATTGAAGCGCTCAAGGTCAATGATCTCGATACACAGGATCTGTATCGCGAGGTCTGCACCATCCTGTTTTTCCGATACGGCATTACGCCTACCGCCAACAAGCTTTATCAATACGTCCGAAAAGGGAGCATGTCCGCACCGGCCGAAGCGCTGGCCAGATTCTGGTCTGACTTGCGTGAGAAAAGTCGGGTGCGAATTGAGCATCCCGATCTACCTGATGGCTTAAAGGCTGCCGCAGGGGAGTTGGTCGCGTCACTGTGGTCGCAAGCCCAGGCGGGCGCCCAGGAAGGCCTCGCTGTCTTTCGTCAGGAGGCTCAAGAGCGGGTCACCAATTCCCAACAGTCCTGTGAGGCTGCTGACCAGGCACGGGTCGCGGTTCAAACTGAAATGAATCAGACCCGAGAAGCCCTTCGAGAGGCCGAAGAACGGATACTGCAGCTTGAACGGAATCTGGCAGCTGAAAGCGCCCGAACACAGTCCTTGGAACAACAGCTTGATGCCGCCGGTCGTCAGCAAATTGCTCTTGAGGCGGCGCTAGCCGAAGCCAGAAAAGATTATTCGGCCGAACTCGAAAAATCCCGGTTAGAACTTCGACGAACCGAGGAGCGTCTTGCAGCCAATGAGAAACGCGCCTTGATGGAAATTGATCACGAACGTCAAATGACGATGAAAGCGCAACGCGAGCTTCAACTGCTCCGGAATAGTAGTCTTGAAAATGAGGCGCAGTTGCGAATTGAACTAGCTGACAGCAACGCTGAGTTAGCCGATACAAGACAGAAGTTAGGCGTTGCAGATGGCAAACAGGATGAGCTTAGGGCCACAAATAAGACGCAAATCGAAGAACTGGCGGCGTTCCGCCTGACTCTGGCCAGGCAAGATACACAATTGGCGTTGTTGCAACGAGAAATTGAACTCGCGCAGACCGCCTCAAAACAACTTCAGGAAAGTATTGCTTCAAAGTCAGCGATACCGAAAGTGCCACGGCGAAACAGGAAGGTCTAA
- the mfd gene encoding transcription-repair coupling factor → MSAPKQLLSLPVPPKPGARIDLPLFAGSADALALAELAAQSKGRLLAVVTASAADAQRLLDEIPWFAPGLKVRLLPDWETLPYDHFSPHQDLVSERLATLWAAMQGDVEILLVPASTAVNRLAPPEFMAAYTFEFRKGQKLDAEKFRSQVTLAGYAHVTQVVSPGEYSIRGGLIDLFPMGSQLPYRLDLFDDEIESIKTFDVDTQRTVYPVPEIRLLPAREFPMDDKGRTHFRQAFREKFEGDPAKSGIYKDISSGIASAGIEYYLPLFFDETASIFDYLPKDAIFVTHGDALAAIAAFWNDTRSRYNLLQGDKARPLMPPEQLFLSDEAFFSAAKSYGRLALDGKNADAGKLPNIAVDRRSDDPLGALKNYLASFKGCVLLVAETAGRRETLAAMFAEHGLTVAPSADLSGFLSGDAKLALGIGPLQAGFALDKLAFITETELFAGSPRRTRREAQRKASFDNWLKDLTELKVGDPVVHESHGIGRYCGLVRMDLGLGEQEFLELHYANEAKLFVPVAQLHVISRYSGADPESAPLHTLGSGQWEKAKRKAAEQAHDTAAELLSLYAARAAREGHAFAFKESDYEAFADGFGFEETNDQAEAIVAVINDMRSGKPMDRLVCGDVGFGKTEVALRAAFCAVAGGKQVAVLCPTTLLCEQHYQTFRDRFADWPVKIAEISRFKTAKETTQTLQELAEGKIDIIIGTHKLIGKDVRFSQLGLVIIDEEHRFGVRQKETLKAMRAEVDVLTLTATPIPRTLAMSMEGLRDFSVIATAPQKRLAIKTFVSTFSDGIIREAVLRELKRGGQVYFLHNEVDTIDNMREKLEKLVPEARIVIGHGQMNERELERVMRDFTGQRANVLLCTTIIETGIDNPHANTILINRSEKFGLAQLHQLRGRVGRSHHQAYAYLLVQDEKAMTKQARMRLEAIQAMEELGSGFFLAMHDLEIRGAGEVLGDNQSGEMQEVGFNMYADMLNRAVAALKQGKHLAAVDLTQPLGIGTEINLRTPALLPDAYCPDVHERLTLYKRLANCEEAEDIDALQEELIDRFGELPLQGQSLLATHRLRLLVKPLLIQKLDATNDQITIQFSPEFSKNPPIEPIKIINLIQKNRSYKLAGQDKLSLLRHCPTLSDKVTAVKDMIRQLSN, encoded by the coding sequence GTGTCCGCTCCCAAACAGCTGCTTTCCCTGCCGGTTCCTCCCAAGCCCGGTGCTCGTATCGATTTGCCGCTGTTCGCCGGTTCTGCGGATGCCCTGGCGCTGGCTGAGCTGGCGGCGCAAAGCAAGGGACGCCTGTTGGCGGTCGTTACCGCCAGCGCAGCTGACGCGCAGCGTCTGCTCGATGAAATTCCGTGGTTTGCGCCCGGCCTCAAGGTACGTCTGTTGCCGGATTGGGAAACCCTGCCGTACGACCATTTCTCGCCGCACCAGGATCTCGTTTCCGAACGGCTGGCAACCTTGTGGGCGGCCATGCAAGGCGACGTGGAAATCCTGCTCGTTCCGGCGTCGACCGCCGTCAACCGGCTGGCACCGCCGGAATTCATGGCGGCTTACACCTTCGAGTTCCGCAAAGGCCAGAAGCTCGATGCCGAAAAATTTCGCAGCCAGGTGACGCTGGCCGGCTACGCACATGTGACGCAGGTTGTATCGCCCGGCGAGTATTCGATCCGTGGCGGCCTGATTGACCTGTTCCCGATGGGTTCTCAGTTGCCTTACCGGCTCGACCTGTTCGACGACGAAATCGAGAGCATCAAGACCTTCGATGTGGATACCCAGCGCACTGTCTATCCGGTGCCGGAAATCCGTCTGCTGCCGGCTCGCGAATTCCCGATGGACGACAAGGGCCGCACGCATTTCCGCCAGGCCTTCCGCGAGAAATTCGAGGGTGATCCGGCCAAGTCGGGCATCTACAAGGACATCTCGAGCGGTATCGCCAGCGCCGGCATCGAGTATTATCTGCCGTTGTTCTTCGACGAAACGGCGAGCATTTTCGACTACCTGCCGAAAGATGCAATTTTCGTCACGCATGGCGATGCACTGGCCGCCATCGCCGCTTTCTGGAACGACACCCGCTCGCGCTACAACCTGCTGCAGGGCGACAAGGCCCGGCCGTTGATGCCGCCGGAACAACTGTTCCTGTCCGACGAAGCTTTCTTCAGCGCGGCGAAATCCTACGGGCGGCTGGCCCTCGACGGCAAGAATGCCGATGCCGGAAAACTGCCCAATATCGCCGTCGACCGCCGCAGCGACGATCCGCTAGGCGCCTTGAAAAACTACCTGGCCAGCTTCAAGGGCTGCGTCCTGCTGGTTGCCGAAACAGCCGGCCGCCGAGAAACGCTGGCCGCGATGTTCGCCGAGCACGGGCTGACCGTTGCGCCGAGTGCCGACCTGTCCGGTTTCCTGTCCGGTGACGCCAAACTGGCCCTCGGCATCGGTCCGCTGCAGGCCGGTTTTGCGCTGGACAAGCTGGCCTTCATTACCGAAACCGAGCTGTTCGCCGGCTCGCCGCGCCGCACCCGGCGCGAAGCACAGCGCAAGGCCAGTTTCGACAACTGGCTGAAGGATCTGACCGAACTGAAGGTCGGCGACCCCGTGGTCCACGAAAGCCACGGCATCGGCCGTTATTGCGGCCTGGTCCGGATGGACCTCGGCCTCGGCGAGCAGGAATTCCTCGAACTGCATTACGCCAACGAAGCCAAGCTGTTCGTTCCGGTGGCGCAGTTGCATGTGATTTCCCGTTACTCCGGCGCCGACCCGGAAAGCGCCCCGCTCCACACGCTCGGCTCCGGCCAGTGGGAAAAGGCCAAGCGCAAGGCCGCCGAACAGGCGCATGACACCGCCGCCGAACTGCTCTCGCTCTACGCCGCCCGCGCCGCCCGCGAGGGCCACGCCTTCGCCTTCAAGGAATCCGATTACGAAGCCTTTGCCGACGGTTTCGGCTTCGAGGAAACCAACGATCAGGCCGAAGCCATCGTCGCGGTGATCAACGACATGCGTTCCGGCAAGCCGATGGACCGCCTGGTCTGTGGCGACGTCGGCTTCGGCAAGACCGAAGTGGCGCTGCGCGCCGCCTTCTGCGCCGTCGCCGGTGGCAAGCAGGTGGCCGTGCTCTGCCCGACCACCCTGCTCTGCGAACAGCATTACCAGACCTTCCGCGACCGCTTCGCCGACTGGCCGGTCAAGATCGCCGAAATCTCCCGCTTCAAGACCGCCAAGGAAACGACGCAAACCCTGCAGGAGCTGGCCGAGGGCAAGATCGACATCATCATTGGCACGCACAAGCTGATCGGCAAGGACGTCAGGTTTAGCCAGCTCGGCCTGGTCATCATCGACGAAGAACACCGTTTCGGCGTCCGTCAGAAGGAAACCCTGAAAGCGATGCGCGCCGAAGTGGACGTGCTGACGCTGACCGCGACGCCCATCCCGCGCACGCTGGCGATGAGCATGGAAGGCCTGCGCGACTTCTCGGTGATCGCCACCGCGCCGCAAAAGCGCCTGGCCATCAAGACCTTCGTCAGCACCTTCTCCGACGGCATCATCCGCGAAGCAGTGCTGCGCGAACTGAAGCGCGGCGGCCAGGTGTACTTCCTGCACAACGAAGTCGACACCATCGACAACATGCGCGAGAAGCTGGAAAAGCTGGTGCCCGAAGCGCGCATCGTCATCGGCCACGGCCAGATGAACGAGCGCGAGCTGGAACGGGTGATGCGCGACTTCACGGGCCAGCGCGCCAACGTGTTGCTGTGCACGACCATCATCGAAACCGGCATCGACAACCCACACGCCAACACCATCCTGATCAATCGCTCCGAGAAATTCGGCCTCGCCCAGCTGCACCAGCTGCGCGGCCGGGTCGGCCGGTCGCATCACCAGGCCTACGCCTACCTGCTGGTACAGGACGAAAAGGCCATGACCAAGCAGGCCCGGATGCGCCTCGAAGCCATCCAGGCCATGGAAGAACTCGGTTCCGGCTTCTTCCTCGCCATGCACGACCTGGAAATCCGCGGCGCCGGCGAAGTACTTGGCGACAACCAGTCCGGCGAAATGCAGGAAGTCGGCTTCAACATGTATGCCGACATGCTCAACCGGGCGGTGGCGGCGCTCAAGCAAGGCAAGCACCTGGCGGCGGTCGACCTGACCCAGCCGCTCGGCATCGGCACCGAAATCAACCTGCGCACCCCTGCCCTGCTACCCGACGCCTATTGCCCCGACGTCCATGAGCGCCTGACGCTGTACAAGCGCCTGGCCAACTGCGAAGAGGCCGAGGACATCGACGCCCTGCAGGAAGAGCTGATCGACCGCTTCGGCGAACTGCCGCTGCAGGGCCAGTCGCTGCTCGCCACGCACCGCCTGCGCCTGCTGGTCAAGCCGCTGCTGATCCAGAAACTCGATGCCACCAACGACCAGATCACCATCCAGTTCAGCCCGGAATTCAGCAAAAATCCGCCGATCGAACCGATCAAGATAATCAATTTGATTCAGAAAAACCGCAGCTATAAGCTGGCCGGACAGGATAAACTTTCCCTTTTACGCCACTGCCCGACCTTGAGCGACAAGGTTACCGCGGTGAAAGACATGATTCGCCAGCTGAGCAACTGA
- a CDS encoding 3-deoxy-7-phosphoheptulonate synthase, protein MTTKNIDDINVTAFDDMPTPEEIHARLPLSDKAARTVTHGRHLLHNILDRKDHRLFVVVGPCSIHDPVAGLDYARRLKKLSEEVGDTLQLIMRVYFEKPRTTIGWKGYINDPFMDDSFRIDVGMAKAREFLLQVAEIGLPTGTEALDPNAPQYYGDLITWTAIGARTTESQTHREMSSGLSTPVGFKNGTSGDLSVAINAILSASKPHSFLGLTNQGRVAVVRTKGNGYGHIVLRGGDGRPNYDTVSVAMVEQALTKAKLPHNIVVDCSHANSFKKPELQPLVMADVVNQVRLGNKSLVGVMIESNIEAGNQSIPADLSQLKYGCSVTDGCVDWATTEKMIRDAAVLLRDVLPERLS, encoded by the coding sequence ATGACCACAAAAAATATCGACGACATCAACGTGACCGCCTTCGACGACATGCCGACGCCGGAGGAAATCCACGCCCGCCTGCCGCTGTCCGACAAAGCGGCCAGGACGGTCACCCACGGTCGCCACCTGCTGCACAACATCCTCGACCGCAAGGATCATCGGCTGTTTGTCGTCGTCGGCCCCTGCTCCATCCACGACCCGGTCGCCGGCCTCGATTACGCCCGCCGCCTGAAAAAGCTCTCCGAAGAAGTCGGCGACACGCTGCAACTGATCATGCGCGTCTACTTCGAAAAGCCGCGCACCACCATCGGCTGGAAGGGCTACATCAACGACCCGTTCATGGACGACAGCTTCCGCATCGACGTCGGCATGGCCAAGGCCCGCGAATTCCTGCTCCAGGTCGCCGAAATCGGCCTGCCGACCGGTACCGAAGCGCTCGACCCGAATGCGCCGCAATACTACGGCGATCTCATCACCTGGACTGCCATCGGCGCCCGCACCACCGAATCGCAAACCCACCGCGAAATGTCCTCCGGCCTGTCCACCCCGGTCGGCTTCAAGAACGGCACCAGCGGCGACCTCAGCGTGGCCATCAACGCCATCCTCTCCGCCTCCAAGCCGCACTCCTTCCTCGGCCTGACCAACCAGGGCCGCGTCGCCGTCGTCCGCACAAAGGGCAACGGCTACGGCCACATCGTGCTGCGCGGCGGCGACGGCCGCCCGAACTACGACACCGTTTCGGTCGCCATGGTCGAACAGGCGCTGACCAAGGCCAAACTGCCGCACAACATCGTCGTCGATTGCTCGCACGCCAACAGCTTCAAGAAACCGGAACTGCAACCGCTGGTCATGGCCGACGTGGTCAACCAAGTCCGCCTCGGCAACAAATCGCTGGTCGGCGTGATGATCGAATCCAACATCGAAGCCGGCAACCAGTCGATCCCGGCCGACCTCAGCCAACTGAAATACGGCTGCTCGGTGACCGACGGCTGCGTCGATTGGGCGACCACGGAAAAGATGATTCGCGATGCCGCGGTACTGCTGCGGGACGTGTTGCCGGAACGGCTTTCCTGA
- a CDS encoding DUF2442 domain-containing protein yields the protein MPSQPPLQGNTAAGVTPAAPWRIQAVSVLPNHRLAPIFRDVLIGVADFSAIGTTANPGIYAPLVDIDFFGQVKIELGILTWPNGRDIDPAWLHESLASDKTWSVPF from the coding sequence ATGCCTAGCCAGCCGCCACTGCAAGGAAATACCGCCGCTGGAGTAACTCCGGCGGCCCCCTGGCGAATTCAGGCTGTCTCGGTCCTGCCAAATCACCGGCTCGCCCCGATCTTTCGTGACGTCCTGATTGGGGTTGCCGATTTTTCGGCAATCGGAACAACCGCCAACCCCGGTATCTACGCTCCGCTGGTCGACATCGATTTCTTTGGCCAGGTAAAAATCGAACTAGGCATTCTCACTTGGCCGAATGGCAGAGACATTGATCCCGCCTGGCTGCACGAGAGTCTGGCATCCGATAAAACGTGGTCTGTTCCCTTTTAG
- a CDS encoding 2-hydroxymuconate tautomerase family protein has product MPYVNIKITKEGATPEQKARLIQGVTQLLVDVLGKNPKTTVVVIDEVDTDNWGVGGESITVRRARGE; this is encoded by the coding sequence ATGCCCTACGTAAACATCAAAATCACCAAAGAAGGTGCAACCCCCGAGCAGAAGGCTCGCCTCATCCAGGGCGTCACCCAGCTTCTGGTCGATGTGCTTGGCAAGAACCCGAAAACGACTGTCGTCGTCATCGACGAGGTCGATACCGACAACTGGGGAGTCGGCGGGGAATCGATTACCGTTCGCCGGGCGCGGGGCGAGTAG